From one Candidatus Dependentiae bacterium genomic stretch:
- a CDS encoding ComEC/Rec2 family competence protein, giving the protein MFLIAGISFQELFSFKFYFSLLITALTDVVAFLFLRKNFKAIFICSIFFFTGTIILNYQKNSYEFLQKKLENKIINIKAEVINKEINKFGKIKEEILLKVIATNDPSLINTNFNIILYLYTNTNIEHNQILLIKNLKIKNLSKRTGFKYYLIKEDINATIFTQKIDYEIIENQKNFITKKIYEFKRNLFINLKNKINNANFSYFSSIFLGYKKESISNQEKNLFNIWGISHYLARSGLHIVLFILIWQLILSLIPINLNFKNIILLFLVLLYTILSWSSISLLRAFYAFVFIQSGNLLNQQTKYLHLLSLTCLITLLLNPIQLFFVDFQLTYGLTFTLILIKEMG; this is encoded by the coding sequence TTGTTTTTAATAGCAGGCATATCTTTTCAAGAGCTCTTTTCATTTAAATTTTATTTTTCACTTTTAATAACAGCTTTAACAGATGTAGTTGCTTTTTTATTTTTGAGAAAAAATTTTAAAGCAATATTTATCTGCTCAATATTTTTTTTCACAGGCACAATAATTCTTAATTATCAAAAAAATAGTTACGAATTTTTACAAAAAAAATTAGAAAATAAAATTATAAATATCAAAGCAGAAGTAATAAACAAAGAAATAAACAAATTTGGTAAAATAAAAGAAGAAATTTTATTAAAAGTTATTGCAACAAATGATCCAAGTTTAATTAACACAAATTTTAATATAATTTTGTATTTATACACAAATACAAATATTGAACACAACCAAATATTATTAATAAAAAACCTAAAAATAAAAAATTTAAGTAAAAGAACAGGTTTTAAATATTATTTAATAAAAGAAGATATAAATGCAACGATATTTACCCAAAAAATAGATTACGAGATTATTGAAAATCAAAAAAATTTTATAACTAAAAAAATCTATGAATTTAAAAGAAATCTATTTATAAATCTTAAAAATAAAATAAATAATGCTAATTTTAGTTATTTCTCATCAATATTTTTGGGATATAAAAAAGAGTCAATCAGTAATCAAGAAAAAAATCTATTTAATATTTGGGGAATATCTCATTATCTTGCAAGATCCGGGCTTCATATCGTTTTATTTATTTTAATTTGGCAACTAATTTTGTCTCTTATTCCAATTAATTTAAATTTTAAAAATATAATTTTATTATTCTTAGTTCTCTTATATACAATACTTTCATGGTCAAGCATATCTCTTTTAAGAGCTTTTTATGCATTTGTATTTATACAATCCGGAAATTTATTAAATCAACAAACAAAATATTTACATTTATTATCATTAACATGCCTGATAACTTTATTATTAAATCCCATACAATTATTTTTTGTTGACTTTCAGCTTACATATGGATTAACATTTACACTCATTTTAATAAAGGAGATGGGATGA
- the yajC gene encoding preprotein translocase subunit YajC, whose product MLIFILIFYFMLIRPQSKQRQAINNMINNLKIGDKIITKGGIIAQISQIKEETLIIEVEAGTKIEILKHAVVSLINDDQK is encoded by the coding sequence ATGCTAATTTTTATATTAATTTTTTATTTTATGCTTATAAGACCACAAAGCAAACAACGTCAAGCTATAAATAATATGATTAATAATTTAAAAATCGGCGATAAAATAATTACCAAGGGTGGAATAATAGCTCAAATTTCTCAAATAAAAGAAGAAACATTGATAATAGAAGTTGAAGCCGGAACTAAAATAGAAATATTAAAACATGCAGTTGTTTCTTTAATTAATGACGATCAAAAATAA